The genomic region CGGTCCGAAGCACCCCATCATGGTGGCGGAAATGGATGGCACCATTACCGGCTGGGCATCGCTCAGCGAGTGGTCCGACCGCCGCGCCTATGCCGACACAGCAGAGATTTCCCTGTACGTGAAAGAGGAGCACCGGAGTAAAGGCACCGGGAGGATACTGCTGGAGGTGATTATTCTGAAAGGCGAAAAGGTGGGACTGCACTCCGTGGTCGCACGAATAGTGGCCGGCAACGACATCAGTATCCACCTCCACGAGTCGGTGGGCTTCGAGAGC from Dehalococcoidales bacterium harbors:
- a CDS encoding GNAT family N-acetyltransferase; this translates as MILSVRRAEPGDLGAITEIYNEAVMTTDASFDTEPKTDDEQRVWFTRHGPKHPIMVAEMDGTITGWASLSEWSDRRAYADTAEISLYVKEEHRSKGTGRILLEVIILKGEKVGLHSVVARIVAGNDISIHLHESVGFESVGTMREVGRKFGRLLDVVVMQKIYPSENPVRVEE